In Silene latifolia isolate original U9 population chromosome X, ASM4854445v1, whole genome shotgun sequence, the following proteins share a genomic window:
- the LOC141621435 gene encoding uncharacterized protein LOC141621435 isoform X3 — protein MGDHLALLVNRLLTESTLHAAIESRNNQAKEVEYEDDDEYLVPKIDIKNVSYPRKMVECRICQDEDLDSNMETPCSCCGSLKYAHRRCVQRWCNEKGDTVCEICHQKFEPGYRAPPPLLKYGRIPVNFRRSWQINRRELALAQLPQTVSSEHSLIISDFEEPCSRSLVFRFAVAAIFIGLLILRHTLPIMVGGSEFVLPLFILAALRIVGILLLVYVTMMAVTGLRRQRNQDDVVASISAMSSDEETEPLDEQQPSHVIQIT, from the exons ATGGGTGATCATTTAGCATTACTCGTGAACCGGCTACTTACAGAGTCAACGTTACATGCCGCGATTGAGAGTAGAAATAATCAGGCGAAAGAGGTGGAGTACGAGGACGATGATGAATACTTGGTACCGAAGATAGACATAAAAAATGTCTCGTATCCGAGGAAAATGGTTGAGTGTAGGATATGCCAAGATGAAGACTTGGATTCTAATATGGAGACTCCTTGTTCTTGCTGTGGTAGCTTGAAG TATGCTCATCGAAGATGTGTGCAAAGATGGTGTAACGAGAAAGGTGATACTGTTTGTGAGATTTGCCATCAG AAATTTGAACCAGGTTATCGGGCACCCCCACCGTTATTGAAGTATGGGCGCATCCCAGTTAATTTCAG GAGAAGTTGGCAGATAAATAGAAGAGAGTTAGCCTTGGCACAATTGCCACAAACAGTTTCCAGTGAACATTCTCTGATAATTTCTGACTTTGAGGAACCTTGTTCGAGAAGTCTGGTTTTCAGATTTGCAGTTGCAGCAATT TTCATTGGCCTGTTGATTTTGAGGCATACTCTGCCAATCATGGTTGGGGGTTCTGAATTCGTTCTACCGCTTTTCATC CTGGCAGCACTTCGAATTGTGGGGATTTTGCTGCTTGTTTATGTTACCATGATGGCAGTTACCGGACTAAGACGACAAAGAAACCAAGAT GATGTTGTTGCTAGTATATCAGCTATGTCATCTGACGAAGAGACCGAGCCGTTGGATGAACAGCAGCCTTCTCATGTCATTCAAATCACATAA
- the LOC141621435 gene encoding uncharacterized protein LOC141621435 isoform X1: protein MGDHLALLVNRLLTESTLHAAIESRNNQAKEVEYEDDDEYLVPKIDIKNVSYPRKMVECRICQDEDLDSNMETPCSCCGSLKYAHRRCVQRWCNEKGDTVCEICHQKFEPGYRAPPPLLKYGRIPVNFRRSWQINRRELALAQLPQTVSSEHSLIISDFEEPCSRSLVFRFAVAAIFIGLLILRHTLPIMVGGSEFVLPLFILAALRIVGILLLVYVTMMAVTGLRRQRNQDVCLVVQDVVASISAMSSDEETEPLDEQQPSHVIQIT, encoded by the exons ATGGGTGATCATTTAGCATTACTCGTGAACCGGCTACTTACAGAGTCAACGTTACATGCCGCGATTGAGAGTAGAAATAATCAGGCGAAAGAGGTGGAGTACGAGGACGATGATGAATACTTGGTACCGAAGATAGACATAAAAAATGTCTCGTATCCGAGGAAAATGGTTGAGTGTAGGATATGCCAAGATGAAGACTTGGATTCTAATATGGAGACTCCTTGTTCTTGCTGTGGTAGCTTGAAG TATGCTCATCGAAGATGTGTGCAAAGATGGTGTAACGAGAAAGGTGATACTGTTTGTGAGATTTGCCATCAG AAATTTGAACCAGGTTATCGGGCACCCCCACCGTTATTGAAGTATGGGCGCATCCCAGTTAATTTCAG GAGAAGTTGGCAGATAAATAGAAGAGAGTTAGCCTTGGCACAATTGCCACAAACAGTTTCCAGTGAACATTCTCTGATAATTTCTGACTTTGAGGAACCTTGTTCGAGAAGTCTGGTTTTCAGATTTGCAGTTGCAGCAATT TTCATTGGCCTGTTGATTTTGAGGCATACTCTGCCAATCATGGTTGGGGGTTCTGAATTCGTTCTACCGCTTTTCATC CTGGCAGCACTTCGAATTGTGGGGATTTTGCTGCTTGTTTATGTTACCATGATGGCAGTTACCGGACTAAGACGACAAAGAAACCAAGATGTATGTTTG GTTGTTCAGGATGTTGTTGCTAGTATATCAGCTATGTCATCTGACGAAGAGACCGAGCCGTTGGATGAACAGCAGCCTTCTCATGTCATTCAAATCACATAA
- the LOC141621435 gene encoding uncharacterized protein LOC141621435 isoform X2, whose protein sequence is MGDHLALLVNRLLTESTLHAAIESRNNQAKEVEYEDDDEYLVPKIDIKNVSYPRKMVECRICQDEDLDSNMETPCSCCGSLKYAHRRCVQRWCNEKGDTVCEICHQKFEPGYRAPPPLLKYGRIPVNFRRSWQINRRELALAQLPQTVSSEHSLIISDFEEPCSRSLVFRFAVAAIFIGLLILRHTLPIMVGGSEFVLPLFILAALRIVGILLLVYVTMMAVTGLRRQRNQDVVQDVVASISAMSSDEETEPLDEQQPSHVIQIT, encoded by the exons ATGGGTGATCATTTAGCATTACTCGTGAACCGGCTACTTACAGAGTCAACGTTACATGCCGCGATTGAGAGTAGAAATAATCAGGCGAAAGAGGTGGAGTACGAGGACGATGATGAATACTTGGTACCGAAGATAGACATAAAAAATGTCTCGTATCCGAGGAAAATGGTTGAGTGTAGGATATGCCAAGATGAAGACTTGGATTCTAATATGGAGACTCCTTGTTCTTGCTGTGGTAGCTTGAAG TATGCTCATCGAAGATGTGTGCAAAGATGGTGTAACGAGAAAGGTGATACTGTTTGTGAGATTTGCCATCAG AAATTTGAACCAGGTTATCGGGCACCCCCACCGTTATTGAAGTATGGGCGCATCCCAGTTAATTTCAG GAGAAGTTGGCAGATAAATAGAAGAGAGTTAGCCTTGGCACAATTGCCACAAACAGTTTCCAGTGAACATTCTCTGATAATTTCTGACTTTGAGGAACCTTGTTCGAGAAGTCTGGTTTTCAGATTTGCAGTTGCAGCAATT TTCATTGGCCTGTTGATTTTGAGGCATACTCTGCCAATCATGGTTGGGGGTTCTGAATTCGTTCTACCGCTTTTCATC CTGGCAGCACTTCGAATTGTGGGGATTTTGCTGCTTGTTTATGTTACCATGATGGCAGTTACCGGACTAAGACGACAAAGAAACCAAGAT GTTGTTCAGGATGTTGTTGCTAGTATATCAGCTATGTCATCTGACGAAGAGACCGAGCCGTTGGATGAACAGCAGCCTTCTCATGTCATTCAAATCACATAA